One stretch of Alcaligenes faecalis DNA includes these proteins:
- the wecB gene encoding non-hydrolyzing UDP-N-acetylglucosamine 2-epimerase, with translation MKILTVFGTRPEAIKMAPVVKALAADPAFDARVCVTGQHRQMLDQVLDIFSIKPDFDLNLMKPGQDLYDITSNVLLGMRDVYRQWQPDMILVHGDTTTTMAAALSAYYAKVKVGHVEAGLRTHNKYSPWPEEMNRRQAGVMADVHFAPTEQSQSHLLREGVDPKTVHITGNTVIDALLDVAARVRQDSELRRRFEAQFSFINPAKRLVLVTGHRRENFGSGFENICLALRQIASRGDVQVVYPVHLNPNVQEPVRRILSDVSDVHLIEPLDYLPFVYLMDRCDLLVTDSGGIQEEAPSLGKPVLVMRDTTERPEAVDAGTVRLVGTDTQAIVSAAMQLLDNSAEYERMARAHNPYGDGKAATRISEILKTLIY, from the coding sequence ATGAAGATTTTGACTGTATTTGGCACACGACCGGAGGCCATCAAAATGGCTCCGGTGGTTAAAGCGCTGGCTGCGGACCCTGCATTTGATGCACGTGTTTGCGTGACGGGGCAACACCGTCAGATGCTGGATCAGGTTTTGGATATTTTTTCGATCAAACCTGATTTTGACCTGAATTTGATGAAGCCTGGCCAGGATCTTTACGACATTACCAGCAACGTGTTGCTGGGTATGCGTGATGTCTACAGGCAATGGCAGCCTGACATGATTTTGGTGCATGGTGATACCACCACCACCATGGCTGCGGCCCTATCGGCATATTACGCCAAGGTTAAGGTCGGGCACGTGGAAGCGGGTTTGCGTACGCATAACAAGTACTCGCCTTGGCCGGAAGAAATGAACCGTCGCCAGGCAGGGGTGATGGCTGATGTGCACTTTGCTCCGACAGAGCAATCGCAATCGCACTTGCTGCGTGAGGGTGTGGACCCCAAGACAGTACATATTACGGGCAATACCGTAATTGATGCGTTGTTGGATGTGGCGGCTCGTGTTCGCCAGGACTCGGAATTGCGTCGTCGTTTTGAAGCGCAATTTTCTTTTATTAATCCAGCCAAACGCCTGGTTCTAGTGACGGGGCATCGTCGCGAAAACTTCGGCTCTGGCTTTGAAAACATCTGCCTGGCTTTGCGCCAGATTGCCTCCCGTGGCGATGTGCAGGTGGTGTATCCAGTGCACTTGAATCCAAATGTTCAGGAACCAGTACGTCGTATCTTATCCGACGTTTCCGACGTTCATTTGATCGAACCACTGGATTATTTGCCCTTTGTTTACCTGATGGATCGTTGTGACCTTTTGGTCACCGACTCCGGGGGCATTCAGGAAGAAGCGCCTTCTTTGGGCAAGCCGGTATTGGTGATGCGAGACACTACCGAGCGTCCTGAAGCTGTGGATGCTGGAACTGTGCGTTTGGTGGGTACAGACACCCAAGCCATTGTCAGCGCTGCCATGCAGTTGCTGGATAACTCTGCTGAGTATGAGCGTATGGCACGGGCACATAACCCCTATGGTGACGGCAAGGCCGCTACCCGCATTAGTGAAATTTTAAAAACTTTGATCTATTGA